Proteins encoded in a region of the Gloeocapsa sp. DLM2.Bin57 genome:
- a CDS encoding SAM-dependent methyltransferase, with product MSREFASAEGKKGGQFYTPRCVVEVLVEMLEPYKGRIYDPCCGSGGMFVQSEKFVLAHGGRIGDISIYGQESNPTTWKLCKMNLAIRGIEGNLGKTNADTFHSDQHKDLKADFIIANPPFNMSDWGAEHLAEDIRWQYGTPAKGNANYAWIQHIIHHLAPNGVAGFVLANGSMSSNTSGEGEIRKALIEADLIDCMVALPGQLFYNTQIPACLWFLTRNKRNGCLGARSLGEVSSPGSHRKFRNREKQTLFIDARKLGVLIDRVHRELTKEEISRIANTYHAWRGEKEAREYEDIPGFCKSASLEEIQSHSYVLTPGRYVGAEEVAEDDEPFEQKMARLTSELAEQFTESARLEKEIKKNLEVLGYEI from the coding sequence ATGTCACGAGAATTTGCTAGTGCAGAAGGGAAAAAAGGCGGACAATTTTATACGCCTCGCTGTGTAGTAGAAGTATTAGTGGAAATGCTCGAACCTTACAAAGGTAGAATATATGACCCCTGTTGTGGTTCTGGTGGTATGTTTGTACAATCTGAGAAGTTTGTTTTAGCCCATGGGGGAAGAATTGGAGATATTTCTATTTACGGTCAAGAATCCAACCCCACAACCTGGAAGCTGTGTAAAATGAATTTGGCAATTAGGGGAATAGAAGGGAATCTAGGTAAAACTAATGCTGATACCTTTCACAGTGATCAACACAAGGATTTAAAAGCTGATTTTATTATTGCTAATCCACCCTTTAATATGAGCGATTGGGGAGCAGAACATCTAGCAGAAGATATACGCTGGCAATATGGCACACCAGCTAAAGGAAACGCTAATTATGCTTGGATACAACATATTATTCATCATTTAGCCCCTAATGGTGTAGCAGGTTTTGTTCTAGCCAATGGCTCAATGAGTTCTAATACTTCAGGAGAGGGTGAGATTCGTAAAGCCTTAATAGAGGCTGATTTAATTGATTGTATGGTAGCTCTTCCGGGACAGTTATTTTACAATACCCAAATACCAGCTTGTCTGTGGTTTTTAACTCGTAACAAGAGAAATGGTTGTCTTGGTGCGCGTTCCCTTGGTGAGGTTTCCTCGCCGGGATCGCACCGCAAGTTTCGCAATAGAGAAAAACAGACTCTCTTTATTGATGCTAGAAAATTAGGGGTATTAATTGATAGAGTGCATCGGGAGTTAACTAAGGAAGAAATTAGCAGAATCGCTAATACTTATCATGCTTGGCGAGGGGAAAAGGAAGCGAGAGAGTATGAAGATATACCAGGATTTTGTAAAAGTGCCAGTTTAGAAGAAATACAAAGCCATAGCTATGTTTTAACCCCTGGACGATACGTAGGAGCAGAAGAAGTAGCAGAGGATGATGAGCCTTTTGAGCAAAAAATGGCGAGATTAACTTCAGAATTAGCGGAGCAATTTACAGAGTCAGCCAGGTTAGAGAAGGAGATTAAGAAGAATTTAGAGGTGTTGGGGTATGAAATTTAA
- a CDS encoding DNA polymerase subunit beta: MKFKQVLAERREEIIKIARKYGAYNIRIFGSVARGENNDNSDLDLLVDIESGRSILDRIALMQELEDFLGCKVDVVKSQNLPLLIRDKVLNEAIWL, encoded by the coding sequence ATGAAATTTAAACAAGTATTAGCAGAAAGGCGAGAAGAAATTATTAAAATTGCCCGTAAGTATGGAGCATATAATATTAGGATATTTGGCTCTGTTGCTCGGGGGGAAAATAATGATAATAGCGATCTTGATTTATTAGTAGATATTGAATCTGGGCGTAGTATTTTAGATAGAATCGCTCTTATGCAAGAGTTGGAGGATTTTCTGGGGTGTAAAGTAGATGTGGTCAAATCACAAAATTTACCTTTGTTAATTAGAGATAAAGTCCTTAATGAGGCTATTTGGTTGTGA
- a CDS encoding restriction endonuclease subunit S yields the protein MNDSWIYTTLGEAITLQRGFDLPAKDRKLGNIPVVASTGIVGTHNQARVKAPGVVIGRSGSLGFAQFIEKDFWALNTTLWVKDFKGNNPKFIYYLLSYLDLGKYNVGSGVPTLNRNHIHPLEIYLPPLAEQKAIAHILGTLDDKIELNQRMNRTLESIARAIFKSWFIDFDPVRAKMEGRDPVGMSKEIADLFPDSFVDSELGMIPKGWEVKSADKIFNISIGKTPPRKESHWFSTSYHNIRWVSIRDMGENGLFITDTNEYLIPEAVEKFNIKIVPNHTVILSFKLTIGRLAITDGEMVTNEAIAHFNIEDRKKISSEYTYLYLSFFDYSLLGNTSSIAQAINSKIIKKIPILIPSNNLIHFFTSKVNTIFTKINTNQRESKKIAYLRDTLLPKLISGEIRIKEAEKIREKEI from the coding sequence ATGAATGACTCTTGGATTTATACTACACTTGGGGAAGCAATCACTTTACAAAGAGGATTTGATCTTCCAGCAAAGGACAGAAAGTTAGGAAATATTCCTGTAGTAGCATCAACAGGCATTGTTGGCACTCATAATCAAGCTAGAGTAAAAGCACCTGGAGTGGTTATAGGAAGAAGTGGAAGTTTAGGTTTTGCTCAGTTTATTGAAAAGGATTTCTGGGCATTAAATACAACACTTTGGGTTAAGGATTTTAAAGGCAATAATCCAAAATTTATTTATTATCTTTTATCTTATCTTGATTTAGGAAAGTACAATGTTGGTAGTGGTGTGCCAACATTAAACCGTAATCACATTCATCCATTAGAGATTTACCTCCCCCCCCTTGCCGAACAAAAAGCGATCGCCCATATACTCGGTACACTGGACGACAAAATCGAACTCAACCAACGCATGAATCGCACCCTAGAAAGCATAGCAAGGGCTATATTTAAATCTTGGTTTATTGATTTTGACCCAGTAAGAGCTAAAATGGAAGGTCGAGATCCTGTAGGAATGAGTAAAGAAATAGCCGATCTTTTCCCCGACTCTTTTGTTGATTCTGAGTTGGGAATGATACCGAAGGGGTGGGAGGTAAAATCAGCTGATAAGATCTTTAATATATCAATAGGAAAAACTCCTCCAAGAAAAGAATCTCACTGGTTTTCAACTAGTTATCATAATATTCGATGGGTATCAATACGAGATATGGGAGAAAACGGACTTTTTATTACTGATACAAATGAATACTTAATTCCAGAAGCTGTAGAAAAATTTAATATCAAAATTGTTCCAAATCATACAGTAATTTTAAGCTTTAAATTAACTATAGGTCGTCTAGCTATAACTGATGGAGAAATGGTTACAAATGAAGCGATAGCACATTTTAATATAGAAGATAGAAAAAAAATATCAAGTGAATATACATACTTGTACTTAAGTTTTTTTGATTATAGTTTATTGGGTAATACTTCTTCTATTGCACAAGCTATTAATTCAAAAATAATCAAAAAAATACCTATATTAATTCCTAGTAATAACTTAATTCATTTTTTTACAAGTAAGGTAAATACAATTTTTACAAAAATTAATACTAACCAAAGAGAATCTAAAAAAATTGCCTACCTTAGAGACACCCTTCTACCCAAACTAATATCAGGAGAAATTAGAATTAAAGAAGCAGAGAAAATAAGAGAAAAAGAAATATAA
- a CDS encoding DUF4160 domain-containing protein translates to MPEISRFLGIIITMYYADHPPAHFHVRYNQQKALIDIENLAVLEGKLTPRVLGLVIEWAALHKEELLANWQRAKEQQPLEKIDPLE, encoded by the coding sequence ATGCCAGAAATAAGCAGATTTTTAGGAATTATTATTACCATGTATTATGCTGACCATCCCCCAGCTCATTTTCACGTTAGGTATAATCAACAAAAAGCCCTTATCGATATAGAAAATCTTGCTGTTTTGGAGGGCAAATTAACACCTAGAGTTCTTGGATTAGTTATTGAATGGGCGGCTCTTCATAAAGAAGAGTTACTCGCCAACTGGCAAAGAGCAAAAGAACAACAACCTTTAGAGAAAATTGACCCATTAGAATAG
- a CDS encoding DUF2442 domain-containing protein, with the protein MLKDIIEVKPQENYLLYLKFEDGKDGVVDISRLIEFKGIFEPLNSLEYFKKVKLNSEWGTIYWENGADLDPVVLYSVITGENIKYQGETLTNF; encoded by the coding sequence ATGTTGAAAGATATTATCGAAGTTAAACCACAAGAAAATTATTTACTCTATCTTAAATTTGAAGATGGCAAAGATGGAGTAGTTGATATTAGTAGATTGATAGAATTTAAAGGAATCTTTGAACCATTAAACAGCCTAGAGTATTTTAAAAAGGTTAAACTTAACTCAGAATGGGGAACTATTTATTGGGAAAATGGAGCTGATTTAGATCCTGTTGTTTTGTATTCTGTTATTACAGGAGAAAATATAAAATATCAAGGGGAAACTCTTACTAATTTCTAA
- a CDS encoding type I restriction endonuclease subunit R, translated as MSYLTESIVEQATLDILLDLGYTTLNANEERKSYADIVLINRLQSALISINPDIPFHAIEEAIKKITRTDFPSLIENNKQFHKYLTEGVDIEYFTEDRIKYDKVWLIDFNNPENNDFLALNQFTVIENKYNRRPDVVIFINGLPIAVIELKNPSNENATIRGAFNQLQTYKKEIPSLFHYNQILIVSDGIEARFGTLTADWERFMPWRTIDGEIIAPKGSAEFEVMIKGIFDKEIILDILRYFIVFETDGESILKKMAGYHQYHAVNKAIKCTIKATSDQGDKKAGVVWHTQGSGKSLTMAFYVAKITQQAELNNPTLIILTDRNDLDNQLFTTFSNCLDLLRQNPQQAESRKDLKEYLKNKPSGGIIFTTIQKFAPDTGEEEFPVLSERRNIIFIADEAHRSQYGLKAKITKKEDEAFISYGYAKYIRDGLPNASFLGFTGTPIEQEDKNTPLLFGDYIDIYDIQRAVEDEATKKIYYENRLAKIQLLESLRPLIDSEFEELTETEEIDTKEKLKSKWARLEALVGAEKRLEQIAFDIVNHFENRLLSIDGKGMIVCMSRRICVDLYNQIIKLRPEWHNEDDDKGFIKVVMSGSAADDEAFQVHSRNKKRRQDLAKRFKQPEDELKLVIVRDMWLTGFDAPCLHTMYCDKPMKGHNLMQAIARVNRVFKDKPAGLIVDYIGIAEQLKSALQYYTDGDKDNAGIPVDEALVVLQEKYEIVKAMYHGFDYSVFFTGSPKERLSIIPAAMDYILGLEDGKKRYLKAVTELSKAFALCSSLDEAIAIRDQVGFFQAIKVAIVKHTITDRKDGVYFDFAIKQIVSKAIVSEQIIDIFQTTGIAKPDISILSDQFLEEVRGLPYKNLALETLKKLINDQIKTKSRKNITQSRSFLDMLEATVKKYLNRAIETAQIIDELINLAKEFREAQTRGEDLGLTEDEIAFYDALDTNNSAVQVLGDETLKMIARDLVQAVKANISIDWNVKESARAKIRITVKRLLKKHGYPPDKQEKATETVLKQAEHLCTDWAV; from the coding sequence ATGTCTTATCTTACCGAATCAATAGTAGAACAAGCAACATTAGACATTCTCTTAGACCTTGGTTATACAACCTTAAACGCTAATGAAGAGAGAAAATCTTATGCAGATATAGTATTAATAAACCGTCTGCAATCAGCCTTAATCTCAATTAACCCAGATATCCCCTTTCATGCTATAGAAGAAGCGATTAAAAAAATTACTCGTACTGACTTCCCCAGTTTGATTGAAAACAACAAACAATTTCATAAATACCTAACCGAAGGAGTAGATATAGAATACTTTACCGAAGATAGAATCAAATACGATAAAGTTTGGCTAATAGACTTTAATAATCCAGAGAATAATGATTTTTTAGCTTTAAATCAATTTACCGTCATTGAAAATAAATATAATCGCCGACCTGATGTAGTTATATTTATTAATGGCTTACCCATAGCAGTAATAGAGTTAAAAAATCCCAGTAATGAAAACGCTACAATTAGAGGGGCATTTAATCAATTACAAACCTATAAAAAAGAAATTCCTTCTCTGTTTCATTACAATCAAATACTGATAGTCTCAGACGGGATAGAGGCAAGATTTGGCACTCTTACCGCTGATTGGGAACGTTTTATGCCCTGGCGTACCATAGACGGAGAAATTATAGCACCTAAAGGCTCAGCCGAGTTTGAAGTAATGATTAAGGGGATTTTTGACAAAGAAATAATACTTGATATCTTGCGATATTTTATAGTCTTTGAAACAGACGGAGAAAGCATTCTTAAAAAAATGGCAGGATATCATCAATATCACGCTGTTAATAAAGCAATTAAATGCACAATCAAGGCTACTTCAGATCAGGGAGATAAAAAAGCAGGGGTTGTTTGGCATACACAAGGAAGCGGCAAAAGTCTGACTATGGCTTTTTATGTAGCCAAGATAACCCAACAAGCAGAGTTAAATAACCCTACCTTAATAATTTTAACTGATAGAAATGATTTAGATAATCAACTGTTTACTACCTTTTCTAATTGTCTTGACTTACTAAGACAAAATCCACAACAAGCAGAAAGCAGAAAAGACTTAAAAGAATACCTAAAAAATAAACCATCAGGCGGGATAATCTTTACAACAATACAAAAATTTGCTCCTGATACAGGAGAGGAAGAATTCCCCGTCTTATCAGAGAGACGAAATATTATTTTTATTGCTGATGAAGCCCATCGCAGCCAATACGGATTAAAAGCCAAAATAACCAAAAAAGAAGATGAAGCTTTTATTTCCTATGGATATGCTAAGTATATCAGAGATGGACTACCCAATGCTTCATTTTTGGGATTTACGGGGACTCCTATTGAGCAAGAAGATAAAAATACTCCTTTATTATTTGGAGATTATATTGATATTTATGACATTCAAAGAGCAGTAGAAGATGAAGCTACTAAAAAGATATATTATGAAAATCGCTTAGCAAAAATACAATTATTAGAATCATTACGTCCTCTAATTGATTCTGAATTTGAAGAGTTAACAGAAACCGAAGAAATAGATACCAAAGAAAAACTTAAGTCTAAATGGGCTAGGTTAGAGGCTTTAGTTGGAGCGGAAAAAAGATTAGAGCAAATCGCCTTTGATATAGTAAATCATTTTGAAAATCGACTGCTAAGTATAGACGGGAAAGGAATGATTGTCTGCATGAGTCGCCGTATTTGTGTAGATTTATACAATCAAATTATTAAACTCCGCCCAGAATGGCATAACGAAGACGATGACAAAGGTTTTATTAAAGTAGTAATGAGTGGATCGGCGGCTGATGATGAAGCTTTTCAAGTGCATAGCCGCAATAAAAAGAGAAGACAGGATTTAGCCAAACGCTTTAAACAACCCGAAGATGAGTTAAAGCTTGTCATAGTGCGGGATATGTGGCTGACAGGCTTTGATGCTCCTTGTCTGCATACGATGTATTGTGATAAGCCTATGAAGGGGCATAATTTAATGCAGGCAATTGCTAGAGTTAATCGTGTCTTTAAAGATAAACCCGCAGGGCTGATTGTTGATTACATTGGTATAGCAGAGCAACTTAAATCAGCATTACAGTATTACACAGATGGCGATAAAGACAATGCAGGTATTCCTGTAGATGAGGCTTTAGTAGTTTTACAAGAAAAATACGAAATAGTTAAGGCAATGTATCATGGTTTTGATTATTCTGTGTTTTTTACAGGCTCTCCCAAAGAAAGATTGAGTATTATTCCTGCCGCAATGGATTATATTTTGGGTTTAGAAGATGGTAAAAAAAGATACTTAAAAGCAGTAACTGAGCTTAGTAAAGCTTTTGCTCTTTGTAGTAGTTTAGATGAAGCGATCGCCATTCGTGATCAAGTTGGCTTCTTTCAAGCTATTAAGGTTGCTATAGTAAAACATACCATTACGGATAGAAAAGATGGGGTATATTTTGATTTTGCTATTAAACAAATAGTAAGTAAAGCGATTGTGTCTGAGCAAATAATTGATATTTTTCAAACAACAGGGATAGCTAAACCTGATATCTCGATACTCTCTGATCAATTCTTAGAAGAAGTAAGAGGACTTCCTTATAAAAATTTAGCCTTAGAAACTCTTAAAAAACTTATCAATGATCAAATCAAAACTAAATCTCGTAAAAACATTACCCAATCTCGCTCTTTTTTAGATATGCTTGAGGCTACGGTTAAAAAGTATCTAAACAGGGCTATAGAAACAGCACAGATTATTGACGAGTTAATTAACCTTGCTAAAGAATTTAGGGAAGCCCAAACCAGGGGAGAGGATTTAGGGTTAACAGAAGATGAAATAGCTTTTTATGATGCTCTTGATACTAATAATAGTGCAGTTCAGGTACTAGGAGATGAGACATTAAAAATGATAGCTCGTGATTTAGTGCAGGCTGTTAAAGCCAATATTTCAATCGATTGGAATGTTAAAGAGAGTGCTAGGGCTAAGATAAGAATAACTGTTAAAAGACTTCTTAAAAAACATGGTTATCCACCTGACAAACAAGAAAAAGCCACAGAGACTGTCTTAAAACAGGCTGAACATTTATGTACTGATTGGGCGGTGTAA
- the hxpB gene encoding hexitol phosphatase HxpB, with protein sequence MVIKAVIFDMDGLLIDSEPLWQQAEIEVFREVNIFLNHKLCKQTTGLRIDEVVEYWYNKFPWKSISQRQVTEDIIKRVIDLISQQGEAKSGVKEIFEFLKYKNVKIALASSSAYPIIDIVLNRLGIKEVFTEIYSASEEEYGKPHPGVYLTTAKKLEVKPQECLVLEDSLNGVIAAKAAQMKCIAIPEIFPDYHPKYIIADLVMKSLSEINEDIWQKIGVLNG encoded by the coding sequence ATGGTAATTAAAGCAGTAATTTTTGACATGGATGGACTCTTAATTGATTCTGAGCCTCTATGGCAACAAGCTGAAATAGAAGTTTTTCGAGAAGTTAATATCTTTTTAAATCATAAATTGTGTAAACAAACAACAGGTTTAAGAATTGATGAAGTAGTGGAGTATTGGTATAATAAATTTCCCTGGAAAAGTATTAGTCAAAGACAAGTAACAGAAGATATAATTAAAAGAGTTATTGACTTGATTTCTCAGCAAGGAGAAGCTAAAAGTGGCGTCAAAGAAATTTTCGAGTTTCTCAAGTATAAAAACGTAAAAATCGCTTTAGCATCTTCTTCAGCTTATCCAATTATTGATATAGTACTCAATAGATTAGGTATCAAAGAAGTCTTTACTGAAATTTATTCAGCTTCCGAGGAAGAGTATGGTAAACCCCATCCTGGAGTGTATCTAACGACGGCTAAGAAATTAGAAGTTAAACCCCAAGAATGTTTAGTCTTAGAAGACTCTCTCAATGGGGTAATAGCCGCTAAAGCAGCACAAATGAAGTGTATAGCTATTCCTGAGATCTTCCCTGATTATCATCCTAAATATATTATCGCTGATTTAGTGATGAAGTCTTTGTCAGAGATTAACGAGGATATTTGGCAAAAAATAGGGGTTTTGAACGGTTAA
- a CDS encoding photosystem II biogenesis protein Psp29, translated as MEKVRTVSDTKRDFYTQHTRPINSIYRRVVEELLVEIHLLSVNIHFRVDPIYCLGVVSSFERFMQGYRPEKDKESIFQAICHAVGSNPQEYRANADLALNLAKRQESIANLISWFNSPDPQEGEYPLAEAVKAIAQNPQFKYSRLFGIGLYTMISEIDSEFWRKQESKEEITTQLAEVFPVSAEKLQKDFDLYQSNLEKIQQMIIVLEEALEADRKKRERKSLELDVKKDDAQS; from the coding sequence GTGGAAAAAGTTCGCACTGTTTCAGATACTAAACGAGATTTCTATACTCAGCATACCCGTCCGATTAATTCTATCTACAGACGGGTAGTAGAAGAGTTACTCGTAGAAATACACCTACTTTCGGTCAATATTCATTTTCGAGTTGATCCTATCTATTGTTTGGGTGTGGTTAGTTCGTTTGAGCGTTTTATGCAGGGTTATCGTCCCGAAAAAGATAAAGAATCGATTTTTCAAGCTATTTGTCACGCAGTGGGGAGTAACCCACAAGAGTATCGAGCTAATGCTGATTTGGCTCTGAATTTGGCTAAAAGACAAGAGTCAATAGCTAATTTAATCTCTTGGTTTAACTCTCCTGATCCCCAAGAGGGAGAATACCCCCTAGCAGAAGCGGTGAAGGCGATCGCCCAAAATCCCCAGTTTAAATATAGTCGTCTTTTTGGTATTGGGCTATATACTATGATCAGTGAAATTGACTCAGAATTTTGGCGAAAGCAAGAATCAAAAGAGGAGATTACTACTCAATTAGCGGAGGTATTCCCTGTTTCTGCTGAAAAATTACAAAAAGATTTTGATTTATATCAATCTAATTTGGAAAAAATACAACAGATGATTATCGTCCTTGAGGAAGCCTTAGAAGCGGATCGCAAGAAACGAGAGAGAAAGAGTTTAGAATTAGATGTAAAAAAAGATGACGCACAAAGTTAA
- a CDS encoding chorismate mutase, whose product MSLSFPLHTLANYLAGEFDNQQQAIAEPIWYVHLRLWLRPVPHLWSDSITLFAEQANIVNLEQPYRPRLLRLRESPQLQVEHYMFKDVRAFQGAGNNPSKLDTLTTEQVEFLPGCTLIVETSDHENFQALTQSSQPCCFTYQGSTYQVSLGFTVNSQELCTYDKGIDPNTKKAIWGAILGPYRFHKLKQFN is encoded by the coding sequence ATGAGTCTATCTTTTCCTCTCCATACCCTAGCTAACTATCTAGCGGGTGAATTTGATAATCAACAACAGGCGATCGCCGAGCCGATTTGGTACGTTCACCTACGCTTATGGTTACGTCCCGTTCCTCATTTATGGAGTGATAGTATCACTTTATTTGCTGAACAAGCTAATATCGTTAATTTAGAGCAACCCTATCGCCCTCGGTTGCTGCGTTTACGCGAATCTCCACAATTACAAGTTGAACATTATATGTTTAAGGATGTGCGAGCCTTTCAAGGTGCGGGAAATAACCCCTCGAAACTAGATACTTTAACCACAGAACAAGTAGAATTCCTTCCCGGTTGTACTTTAATAGTAGAAACCTCTGATCACGAAAATTTTCAAGCCTTGACCCAATCCTCGCAACCCTGTTGTTTTACTTACCAAGGTTCAACCTATCAAGTCTCCCTCGGATTTACCGTTAATTCTCAGGAACTTTGTACTTATGACAAAGGGATTGACCCTAACACCAAAAAAGCCATTTGGGGAGCTATTTTAGGTCCTTATCGCTTTCATAAGCTCAAACAATTTAACTAG
- a CDS encoding response regulator has translation MTIPSMYSSYDELTKNTATDIITILKRFADLKSTGNLQITWGEVKWSVYFNQGNIIYLTNSLKPEEKIDRHLRFFSKYNSQITSAVIAKTRLILFKSSKQGIYNPEYQVLYWLYQEKILSPTQSYNLIFRLIQEALESLLLLQENEYLFGFQKHTENESILIRFFLDELLTKTEERLKKWQLLTPEIESSYQSPYISREIQESQQLLEEVRKKYGKILVGYNFRELGGRLGQDELIIAQKLHPMIRQGLIKLSPPQTPFDKLPNLIKLVSTTTPQQEKIIVCVDDSPTVIRVISHYLNSLEVKIHPITESPKALMEIIRIKPHLILLDIGMPDLDGYRLCSLIRNHSALSATPIIMVTGKNGIIDRAKAKIAGATDYLTKPFGQDKLNEIVLKYLG, from the coding sequence ATGACGATTCCTAGTATGTATTCATCCTATGACGAACTTACTAAAAATACAGCAACAGACATTATTACTATTCTCAAAAGATTTGCAGATTTAAAATCCACTGGAAATTTACAAATAACTTGGGGAGAAGTGAAATGGTCAGTTTACTTCAATCAAGGGAATATAATTTATCTCACAAATTCTCTTAAACCAGAAGAAAAAATTGATCGTCATTTGCGTTTTTTTAGTAAATATAACTCTCAAATTACTAGCGCTGTTATCGCTAAAACCAGATTAATACTATTTAAAAGTAGTAAACAAGGTATTTATAATCCTGAATATCAAGTACTTTACTGGTTGTATCAAGAAAAAATCCTCTCACCTACCCAGAGTTATAACCTGATTTTTCGGTTGATTCAAGAAGCCTTAGAATCATTGTTATTATTACAGGAAAATGAGTATCTTTTTGGCTTTCAAAAACATACCGAAAATGAATCGATTTTGATTCGATTTTTTCTGGATGAATTATTAACCAAAACAGAAGAAAGACTAAAAAAATGGCAACTACTTACACCAGAAATAGAATCAAGTTATCAATCCCCGTATATATCTCGTGAAATACAAGAATCGCAACAACTACTAGAAGAAGTCAGGAAAAAATACGGTAAAATTTTAGTTGGTTATAACTTTCGGGAACTAGGAGGAAGATTAGGTCAGGATGAACTGATTATAGCCCAAAAACTTCACCCAATGATACGTCAAGGGTTGATTAAACTGAGTCCACCTCAAACACCATTTGACAAATTACCTAACCTAATAAAACTGGTTTCAACAACAACTCCACAACAAGAAAAAATCATTGTTTGTGTAGATGATAGTCCTACCGTAATCAGGGTGATTAGTCATTATTTAAACTCTCTAGAAGTGAAAATTCACCCCATTACTGAATCTCCCAAAGCGTTAATGGAGATTATCCGCATCAAACCTCATTTAATACTATTAGATATAGGTATGCCTGATTTAGACGGGTATCGCTTATGTAGTTTAATTCGGAATCATTCAGCTTTAAGTGCAACACCAATCATTATGGTAACAGGAAAAAATGGCATCATCGATCGCGCTAAAGCTAAAATAGCAGGAGCAACAGATTATTTAACTAAACCATTTGGTCAAGATAAACTCAACGAGATTGTCTTAAAATATCTTGGGTAA
- a CDS encoding response regulator, with translation MLTVLVVEDVPSQQQLIASYLQEVGYNVINANNGQEALEKVNNQKPDVVITDLVMPGMSGLELCRNLKKNPTTQKLPVIACTSKNQELDRLWGMKQGIDVYVTKPFTKEEIIRAVRSVAN, from the coding sequence ATGCTGACAGTTCTCGTAGTAGAAGACGTACCTTCCCAACAGCAATTAATTGCTAGCTATCTTCAAGAAGTTGGCTACAACGTAATCAACGCTAACAATGGACAAGAAGCACTAGAAAAAGTGAACAACCAAAAACCAGACGTAGTAATTACAGATTTAGTAATGCCGGGAATGAGTGGTTTAGAATTATGTCGGAATCTAAAAAAAAATCCCACCACCCAAAAACTACCTGTGATAGCTTGTACCTCCAAAAATCAAGAATTAGATAGACTCTGGGGGATGAAACAAGGAATAGACGTTTATGTAACTAAACCCTTTACCAAAGAAGAAATTATCCGCGCAGTGCGTTCTGTAGCTAATTAG
- a CDS encoding purine-binding chemotaxis protein CheW codes for MKEYPELLQSSSGKKEAYLNLQVNSSTQVILPMTQTQEVVVIGKEKITPIPNMESFVLGLLNQRSQVIWVIDLAAMFNFSPLNLEIANYNIAIISINKKSLGLAVEAIKGIKQIEPEEIQSPLGVVNASLVPYLRGCVFEKPSSMYLVLDAQAFLSGKLTNNPYLN; via the coding sequence ATGAAGGAATATCCAGAGCTACTACAATCAAGTTCAGGTAAAAAAGAAGCATATTTAAATTTACAAGTAAATAGCTCAACTCAGGTAATTTTACCGATGACACAAACCCAAGAAGTAGTTGTAATAGGGAAAGAAAAAATAACCCCTATTCCTAACATGGAATCCTTCGTTTTAGGGTTATTAAATCAACGTAGTCAGGTAATCTGGGTAATAGATTTAGCAGCAATGTTTAACTTTAGTCCCTTAAACTTAGAAATTGCTAACTATAATATTGCCATAATAAGTATTAATAAAAAATCACTAGGATTAGCTGTAGAAGCAATCAAAGGAATTAAACAAATTGAACCAGAAGAAATCCAATCTCCCCTAGGAGTAGTTAACGCTAGTTTAGTACCCTATCTGAGAGGTTGTGTGTTTGAAAAACCAAGTTCTATGTATCTAGTACTAGATGCTCAAGCATTTTTATCAGGAAAACTTACTAATAACCCCTATCTAAATTAA